Proteins from a genomic interval of Gavia stellata isolate bGavSte3 chromosome 13, bGavSte3.hap2, whole genome shotgun sequence:
- the DMXL2 gene encoding dmX-like protein 2 isoform X6, translating to MHLHQVLTGAVNPGDNCYSVGSVEDIPFTAYGSGCDIVILANDFECVQIIPGAKHGNIQVSCVECSQRQGRIAASYGNAVCIFEPLGINSHKRNCQLKCQWLKTGQFFLSSMTYNLAWDPQGNRLLTATDFLQLWAPPSSDILEEDEDDDPDNQIKDDKVVPVLNDWKCVWQCRTAVSVHLMAWSPDGEYFATAGKDDCLLKVWYPMTGWKSSLLPQENEEKKKCYGVVHFSFVYLAHPRAVTGFSWRNISKYMPRGLVCNVLLTSCLDGICRLWAETLLPEDTLLGEQICETSTSSISSTISQSGKQKDKIQHALETIHHLKNMRKGQRRSSVLVTHTDVLPDQQGTHEVQRHISHHANALCHFHIAASINPTTDIPSVLAGTAFNIDEGNGGFVVHWLNNKEFNFTSSIEVFMQHLRKISEQQLEQDFDVEVEEEEEMEEKERGLHMKLDHDLSIDRESETGTGTGSSEHEDGEREGSPKTSLLAGPCMPLPTVLLDRKIELLLTEWNRNPDMLFTIHPIDGTFLVWHVKYLDEYTPGIFRQVQVSFSSRIPVAFPSGDASSLSKNIMMYACPVFVKDNSNAVHQKTMDFPDKTLANKRPSFAQDSANVNIISPIVMMISKHIDGSLNQWAVTFADKSAFTTVLTVSHKFRYCGHRFHLNDLACHSVLPLLLTSSHHNALLTPESDSSWDSDRINRRMDPIKHVKGSSRQQLKNAATRTFHDPNAIYSELILWRVDPIGPLSYTGGVSELARINSLHTSAFSNVAWLPTLIPSYCLGTYCNSASACFVASDGKNLRLYQAVVDARKLLDELSDPESSKLIGEVFNIVSQQSTARPGCIIELDAITNKCGSNTQLLHVFQEDFILGYKPHKEDVEEKETEIFFQPSQGYRPPPFSEKFYLVVIEKDSNGCSVLQMWHLHLKSVQACLGRDTLDECGLRYLLAMRLHTCLLTSLPPLYRVQLLHQGLSTCHFAWAFHSEAEEELINMIPAIQKGDPQWSELRAMGIGWWVRNINTLRRCIEKVAKASFQRNNDALDAALFYLAMKKKAVVWGLFRSQHDEKMTAFFSHNFREDRWRKAALKNAFALLGKQRFEQSAAFFLLAGSLKDAIEVCLEKMEDIQLAMVIARLYESEFETSVTYTSILYEKILGCSKDGAGFSCTKLHSDPFLRSIAYWIMKDYTRALDTLLEQTPKDDDENPVIVKSCNPVVFSFYNYLRTHPLLIRRYFSSPEGTLATLGLKTEKSFVDKINLIERKLFFTTANAHFKVGCPVLALEVLSKIPKVRKKSTVAAEKDSSSPPIQAGVSDSKALRDGAGSGDTDWSKPISTSFALENTVESSAQFDWSQPAVKFDDEPLTLDWGEDKNGSDEEDKDVGIMMKNSKSDSKNEEDDERTSDTNIPQTPHGEICDAGDTEVDVIAEQLKFRACLKILMTELRTLATGYEVDGGKLRFQLYNWLEKEIAAMHEICNHDAGGKDYCKTYTKVNGDLLDHDDIMDKPDICSYERHQIERRRLQAKREHAERRKWWLQKNQALLRVFLSYCSLHGAQGGGLASVRMELKFLLQESQQETTVKQLQSPLPLPTTLPLLSASIASTKTVIANPVLYLNNHIHDILYTIVQMKSPPHPNIEDVKVYTLHSLAASLSASIYQALCDSHSYSQTEANQFTGMVYQGLLLSDRRRLRTESIEEHATPNSSPAQWPGVSSLINLLSSAQDEDQPKLNILLCEAVVAVYLSLLIHALATNSCNELFRLAAHPLNSRMWAAVFGGGVKLLVKPRRQSENIPAPPLPSEEMDKHRRRFNMRMLVPGRPVKDSTVPPPVPAERPSYKEKFIPPELSMWDYFMAKPFLPLSDSGVIYDSDESIHSDEEEDDAFLSDVQIQEHKDANSYSWALLHLTMVKLVLHNVKNFFPIAGLEFTDLPVTSPLGIAVIKNLEHWEQILQDRMDQFEGPPPNYINTYPSDLGVGTGPAILRNKAMIEPENTPFKSKDYSALPAKRLWHFLVKQELLQETFIRYIFTKKRKQSEVEADLGYPGGKAKIIHKESDMIMAFAINKANSNEIVLASTHDVQELDISALLAAQSFIWIGEEYDRESKSSDDIDFCGSTTTLTQSTAPSFGMNQIQPSSSMPWLGSGQTSTGAGVLIKRNLNNVKRMASHPVHQYYLTGAQDGSVRMFEWTRPQQLVCFQQAGNARVTRMYFNSQGNKCGVADGEGFLSIWQVNQTTSNPKPYLSWQCHSKTTSDFAFITSSSLVATSGQSNDNRNVCLWDTLVSSGNSLIHAFTCHDHGATVLQYAPKHQLLISGGRKGCICIFDIRQRQILYNFQAHESAVKALALDPSEDYFVTGSAEGNMKVWRLTGYNLIHSFKNEHAKQSIFRNIGAGVTQIETVQGNRIFSCGADGTLKMRVLPNAFNVPSGIFDIL from the exons agaaaagaaaaagtgctaTGGGGTTGTCCACTTCTCATTTGTTTATTTGGCACATCCTCGAGCAGTGACAGGATTTTCATGGCGTAACATTAGCAAGTACATGCCCAG GGGTTTGGTCTGTAATGTGTTACTCACATCATGTCTTGATGGCATCTGTCGGCTGTGGGCAGAGACGTTGTTACCAGAAGATACTCTTCTCGGTGAGCAGATCTGTGAAACTAGCACTTCCAGCATTAGCAGCACCATCTCTCAATCTGGAAAGCAAAAGGACAAAATACAGCATGCACTAGAG ACAATCCACCATttgaaaaatatgagaaaaggACAAAGGAGATCTTCAGTTCTTGTTACCCACACAGATGTATTGCCAGATCAACAGGGTACTCATGAAGTTCAGCGTCACATTTCACATCACGCAAATGCACTTTGTCACTTCCATATAGCAGCCAGCATCAACCCTACTACAG ATATTCCGTCAGTCTTGGCCGGAACAGCTTTTAATATAGATGAAGGAAATGGAGGCTTCGTTGTTCACTGGTTGAATAacaaagaatttaatttcacaTCCTCTATTGAAGTATTTATGCAGCATctaagaaaaatttctgaacAACAACTAGAACAAGATTTTGATGTTGAGgttgaagaggaagaagaaatggaagaaaaagagagaggttTACACATGAAATTAGATCATG aCTTGTCTATAGATAGAGAATCAGAGACAGGGACTGGTACAGGCTCTTCAGAACatgaagatggagaaagagaggggagCCCCAAAACATCTCTACTAGCAGGCCCATGCATGCCTCTTCCAACAGTTTTGTTAGATCGGAAAATTGAGTTGCTTCTAACTGAATGGAACAGAAATCCAGATATGCTTTTTACTATCCATCCTATCGATGGTACCTTTTTGGTGTGGCATGTGAAATATTTAGATGAATACACTCCAGGCATCTTTCGACAAGTTCAG gtTTCGTTTTCTTCTAGGATTCCTGTTGCATTTCCTTCAGGAGATGCTAGTTCCCTTAGCAAAAATATTATGATGTATGCTTGCCCTGTCTTTGTAAAAGATAACAGTAATGCTGTACATCAGAAGACAATGGACTTTCCAGATAAGACTCTAGCAAATAAACGACCAAGCTTTGCCCAGGACAGTGCAAATGTGAATATAATTTCCCCCATAGTAATGATGATTTCCAAACATATAGATGGCTCTCTAAATCAGTGGGCAGTTACTTTTGCTGATAAATCAGCTTTCACTACTGTGCTAACTGTATCACATAAATTTAGGTACTGTGGTCACCGTTTTCATCTCAATGATCTAGCTTGCCATTCTGTTTTACCATTACTGCTAACATCTTCTCATCATAATGCTCTATTAACTCCTGAATCAGACAGttcctgggactctgacaggATAAACAGAAGAATGGATCCTATTAAACATGTGAAAGGTTCTTCTAGACAGCAACTTAAAAATGCAGCAACCCGTACATTCCATGACCCAAATGCAATCTATAGTGAGCTCATTCTGTGGCGTGTAGACCCTATAGGACCTTTGTCATACACTGGAGGAGTATCTGAACTGGCTCGAATTAACTCTCTTCATACCTCTGCTTTCTCTAATGTGGCCTGGCTTCCAACACTTATTCCCAGCTATTGCCTTG GTACATACTGCAACTCTGCTAGTGCTTGCTTTGTTGCATCTGATGGCAAAAACCTGAGACTTTATCAAGCTGTTGTAGATGCACGAAAACTTCTAGATGAATTATCAGACCCTGAATCATCG AAACTTATTGGGGAAGTGTTTAACATTGTGAGCCAACAATCTACTGCTCGACCAGGATGCATTATTGAACTCGATGCAATAACTAACAAA TGTGGCTCAAACACACAATTGCTTCATGTTTTTCAAGAAGACTTCATTTTGGGTTACAAACCACATAAGGAAGAtgtggaagagaaggaaactgaGATATTTTTCCAGCCATCACAAG GGTATCGTCCACCACCTTTCTCAGAAAAGTTCTATCTAGTAGTAATTGAAAAAGATAGTAATGGCTGCTCTGTTCTTCAGATGTGGCATCTTCATCTCAAATCTGTGCAAGCCTGTTTGG GAAGAGATACCTTAGATGAATGTGGCTTACGATATTTGTTGGCTATGCGCTTGCACACCTGCCTTCTGACATCACTCCCACCTCTGTATCGAGTTCAGCTGCTTCACCAAG GCCTATCTACTTGCCATTTTGCATGGGCTTTTCATTCTGAGGCTGAGGAGGAGTTGATCAATATGATTCCTGCTATCCAGAAAGGAGACCCACAGTGGTCTGAATTAAGAGCCATGGGTATTGGTTGGTGGGTCAGGAATATCAACACACTCCGAAGGTGCATTGAGAAG GTTGCAAAAGCTTCATTCCAGAGGAATAATGATGCCTTAGATGCTGCACTTTTTTACCTTGCCatgaagaaaaaggcagtggTGTGGGGTCTGTTTAG GTCCCAGCATGATGAAAAGATGACTGCCTTTTTCAGCCACAACTTCCGTGAAGATAGATGGCgcaaagctgctttaaaaaacgCTTTTGCTTTGTTGGGAAAACAACGCTTTGAACAatcagctgcatttttcttgctaGCAGGTTCACTGAAAGATGCTATAGAG GTGTGCCTTGAGAAAATGGAAGACATCCAGTTGGCTATGGTTATTGCTCGTTTATATGAATCAGAGTTTGAAACCTCTGTCACATACACCTCCATTCTTTATGAAAAGATTTTGGGTTGCAGTAAGGATGGAGCTGGGTTCAGCTGTACTAAATTGCATTCTGATCCATTTCTGAGAAGCATTGCATACTGGATAATGAAAGATTATACTAGAGCACTGGACACGTTATTGGAACAAACACCTAAAGATGATGATGAAAACCCAG TTATCGTCAAGTCATGCAATCCTGTGGTATTCAGTTTTTACAATTATCTTCGGACCCACCCATTGCTCATCCGAAGATACTTCAGCTCGCCAGAAGGGACTTTGGCCACCTTAGGTCTAAAAACTGAGAAAAGCTTTGTTGATAAAATTAATcttatagaaagaaaattattcttcacTACTgcaaatgctcattttaaagtGGGCTGCCCTGTACTAGCTCTTGAAGTCCTTTCCAAAATTCCTAAAGTAAGAAAAAAGTCTACTGTAGCTGCAGAGAAAGATTCATCTAGTCCTCCAATACAGGCTGGTGTTTCAGATTCCAAAGCTCTAAGAGATGGTGCTGGAAGTGGTGATACAGACTGGTCAAAGCCAATTTCGACTTCCTTTGCTTTGGAGAATACTGTTGAATCTTCAGCACAATTTGACTGGAGTCAACCAGCAGTAAAATTTGATGATGAGCCACTTACTCTTGATTGGGGTGAAGACAAAAATGGGTCAGACGAGGAGGACAAGGATGTTGGTATAATGATGAAAAACTCAAAATCTGATTCTAAGAATGAAGAAGATGACGAAAGAACCTCAGACACTAACATCCCACAAACACCACATGGGGAGATTTGTGATGCAGGAGACACTGAGGTTGATGTTATTGCTGAACAACTGAAGTTCAGAGCCTGTTTGAAGATACTTATGACTGAACTGAGGACTTTGGCTACAGGTTATGAAGTAGATGGAGGAAAGCTAAGATTTCAGCTGTACAACTGGCTTGAAAAAGAGATTGCTGCTATGCATGAAATATGCAACCATGATGCAGGGGGCAAAGACTATTGTAAAACATATACCAAAGTAAATGGGGATCTACTTGATCACGATGATATTATGGATAAGCCAGATATTTGTTCGTATGAACGGCACCAGATAGAAAGACGTAGGTTACAAGCAAAACGAGAACATGCTGAAAGACGAAAGTGGTGGCTGCAGAAGAACCAAGCTCTTCTAAGAGTTTTTCTGAGTTATTGTAGTCTTCATGGGGCACAAGGTGGTGGTTTAGCATCTGTAAGAATGGAGCTGAAGTTCTTGCTGCAAGAGTCACAGCAG gaAACTACTGTAAAACAACTTCAGTCTCCACTTCCATTACCCACAACACTACCGTTGCTTTCTGCAAGCATAGCATCCACAAAAACTGTGATAGCTAATCCTGTGCTGTATTTAAACAACCACATCCATGATATTCTTTACACTATTGTGCAGATGAAATCACCACCACATCCTAATATTGAAGATGTCAAG gtgTACACACTTCATTCTTTAGCAGCTTCACTTTCTGCATCCATTTATCAAGCACTATGTGACAGCCACAGCTACAG TCAAACAGAAGCAAATCAGTTTACAGGGATGGTTTATCAAGGACTGCTTTTGAGTGATCGACGCAGACTGAGGACAGAAAGTATTGAAGAGCATGCAACTCCAAACTCATCACCTGCTCAGTGGCCTG gtGTAAGTTCACTTATAAATCTGTTAAGTTCAGCTCAGGATGAAGATCAACCAAAGTTAAACATCTTACTTTGTGAAGCTGTTGTAGCTGTCTACCTGAGTCTCCTTATACACGCCCTTGCAACCAATTCATGTAATGAATTATTTCGACTAGCAGCCCATCCTTTGAACAGTCGAATGTGGGCTGCTGTTTTTGGTGGAGGAGTGAAACTTCTTGTAAAACCTCGAAGGCAGTCAGAAAATATTCCAG CACCACCTCTTCCATCAGAAGAAATGGATAAACATCGCCGTCGTTTTAATATGAGAATGCTAGTGCCAGGAAGACCCGTAAAAGATAGCACTGTACCACCACCTGTACCTGCGGAAAGACCCTCTTACAAAGAAAAGTTTATCCCTCCAGAACTCAGCATGTGGGACTATTTTATGGCAAAG CCATTTCTTCCTTTATCAGACAGCGGTGTTATATATGATTCTGATGAAAGCATTCACAGcgatgaggaagaggatgatgCTTTCCTCTCTGATGTACAGATCCAGGAACACAAAGATGCCAATTCTTACAG CTGGGCTCTTCTGCATCTGACAATGGTAAAATTAGTTCTGCACAATGTTAAGAACTTCTTTCCCATTGCTGGTCTGGAATTCACTG aTCTGCCTGTAACATCACCATTGGGCATTGCTGTAATAAAAAATTTGGAACACTGGGAGCAGATTCTTCAAGATAGAATGGACCAGTTTGAAGGCCCACCACCAAACTACATCAATACTTATCCTAGTGACCTTGGTGTAGGTACAGGACCAGCTATTCTCCGCAATAAAGCAATGATTGAACCTGAAAACACACCATTCAA ATCAAAGGATTATTCAGCTCTTCCAGCAAAAAGGCTCTGGCACTTTCTTGTGAAGCAAGAACTTCTTCAGGAGACTTTCATAAGATATAtattcacaaagaaaagaaagcaaagtgaG GTTGAAGCAGATCTTGGCTACcctggaggaaaagcaaaaatcatTCACAAAGAATCAGATATGATAATGGCATTTGCCATTAATAAG GCAAACAGCAATGAAATTGTTTTGGCATCCACACATGATGTTCAAGAACTTGATATTTCAGCTCTACTGGCTGCTCAGTCATTTATATGGATCGGGGAAGAATATGACAGAGAGTCCAAAAG TTCTGATGATATTGACTTCTGTGGTTCTACCACAACACTAACTCAGTCAACTGCACCGTCTTTTGGAATGAATCAGATACAACCATCTTCATCTATGCCATGGTTAGGCAGTGGTCAAACTAGCACTGGAGCTGGCGTG cttattaaaagaaatctgaataaCGTCAAGAGAATGGCTTCACATCCAGTCCATCAGTATT ATCTTACAGGAGCACAAGATGGTAGTGTTCGAATGTTTGAATGGACAAGGCCACAGCAATTGGTATGCTTCCAGCAGGCTGGGAACGCCAGGGTTACAAGAATGTATTTCAATTCCCAGGGCAATAAG TGCGGTGTTGCTGATGGTGAAGGATTTCTAAGTATTTGGCAAGTAAACCAAACCACCTCAAATCCTAAGCCCTATCTG agTTGGCAGTGCCACAGTAAAACCACAAGTGACTTTGCATTTATAACCTCTTCGAGTCTAGTTGCTACATCGGGACAGTCCAATGATAACAG aaacGTGTGCCTCTGGGACACTTTGGTTTCATCTGGTAACAGTCTTATACACG CCTTCACTTGTCATGATCACGGTGCCACAGTACTTCAGTATGCACCTAAACATCAACTGCTAATTTCTGGAGGTAGGAAAGGATGTATCTGCATCTTTGACATCAGACAGAGGCAGATCCTTTACAACTTCCAAGCACATGAATCAGCTGTTAAGGCCCTTGCACTGGATCCTTCTGAGGACTATTTTGTTACAGGGTCAGCAGAAGGTAACATGAAG GTGTGGAGACTGACTGGCTATAATTtaattcattcatttaaaaatgaacatgCTAAGCAgtccattttcagaaatattggTGCTGGTGTCACCCAGATTGAAACTGTGCAAGGCAATCGTATCTTCTCCTGTGGAGCAGATGGCACGCTGAAAATGAGGGTTCTTCCCAATGCTTTCAATGTACCTTCAGGCATTTTTGACATTCTGTAG